From Camelus bactrianus isolate YW-2024 breed Bactrian camel chromosome 16, ASM4877302v1, whole genome shotgun sequence, the proteins below share one genomic window:
- the SRSF1 gene encoding serine/arginine-rich splicing factor 1 produces MSGGGVIRGPAGNNDCRIYVGNLPPDIRTKDIEDVFYKYGAIRDIDLKNRRGGPPFAFVEFEDPRDAEDAVYGRDGYDYDGYRLRVEFPRSGRGTGRGGGGGGGGGAPRGRYGPPSRRSENRVVVSGLPPSGSWQDLKDHMREAGDVCYADVYRDGTGVVEFVRKEDMTYAVRKLDNTKFRSHEGETAYIRVKVDGPRSPSYGRSRSRSRSRSRSRSRSNSRSRSYSPRRSRGSPRYSPRHSRSRSRT; encoded by the exons ATGTCGGGAGGTGGTGTGATTCGTGGCCCGGCAGGGAACAACGATTGCCGCATCTACGTGGGTAACTTACCTCCAGACATCCGAACCAAGGACATTGAGGACGTGTTCTACAAATACGGTGCTATTCGCGACATCGATCTGAAGAATCGCCGCGGAGGACCGCCCTTCGCCTTCGTTGAGTTCGAGGACCCGCG AGACGCGGAAGACGCTGTGTATGGTCGCGACGGCTATGATTACGATGGATACCGTCTGCGGGTGGAGTTTCCTCGAAGTGGCCGTGGTACAGGCCGAGGCGGCGGCGGGGGTGGAGGTGGCGGGGCTCCTCGAGGCCGCTATGGCCCCCCATCCAGGCGTTCTGAAAACAGAGTGGTTGTCTCTG GACTGCCTCCAAGTGGAAGCTGGCAGGATTTGAAGGATCACATGCGTGAAGCAGGTGATGTATGTTATGCTGATGTTTACCGAGATGGCACTGGTGTCGTGGAGTTTGTACGGAAAGAAGATATGACCTATGCAGTTCGAAAACTGGATAACACTAAGTTTAGATCTCATGAG GGAGAAACTGCCTACATCCGGGTTAAAGTTGATGGGCCCAGAAGTCCAAGTTATGGAAGATCTCGATCTCGAAGCCGTAGTCGTAGCAGAAGCCGTAGCAGAAGCAACAGCAGGAGTCGCAGTTATTCCCCAAGGAGAAGCAGAGGATCACCACGCTATTCTCCCCGTCATAGCAGATCTCGCTCTCGTACATAA